The Colletotrichum higginsianum IMI 349063 chromosome 2, whole genome shotgun sequence genome has a segment encoding these proteins:
- a CDS encoding Phosphoribosylaminoimidazole-succinocarboxamide synthase, with amino-acid sequence MKELALIRYNSAWSVANPVSVYVHFSLAFLLMILFILGVSITPELTPHRSYCWEPSGLSRSHANLILDVVLTSVVGVLSDFWASLSIFVAHTEPLAQMASPKGGPAKHTLLLNYTSSFLPVKIYDAFRNKHWKLVRVVIWELIQRSFPTLVGNSIVVYSRYPGESGGSCVICFSMPLFIVIIVGLAACAGSIVYELLLASVFRRTPRDYLSIADIVSWSSTSSLLHPAATENAQRESPLADPLHVEVEGEKSKRWYMQHRLELQLSRFRLGYAKVPDREYYAFGITDEEPERLPAVRPTHLARRLEVVESELGEEEGIAKWLEIVVGNGSISYDKLVSASEDTMVTHDDGNIFNHPHQNEEEQPEEGN; translated from the coding sequence ATGAAAGAGCTTGCCTTGATACGCTACAACTCCGCCTGGTCTGTGGCGAACCCCGTCTCGGTCTATGTCCACTTCTCTCTGGCTTTTCTTCTCATGATTCTATTCATCCTTGGCGTCTCCATTACTCCGGAGCTCACCCCACACCGAAGTTACTGTTGGGAACCGTCGGGGCTATCCCGTAGCCATGCCAacctcatcctcgacgtAGTTCTGACCAGCGTGGTGGGCGTTCTGTCGGACTTTTGGGCTTCGCTGTCCATCTTCGTGGCACACACGGAGCCTTTGGCTCAAATGGCAAGTCCTAAGGGCGGCCCAGCAAAACATACGCTGCTTCTCAACTACACATCCTCGTTTCTGCCGGTCAAGATCTACGACGCCTTCAGAAACAAGCACTGGAAGCTCGTACGCGTCGTTATCTGGGAACTTATCCAGCGCTCTTTTCCCACCCTGGTTGGAAACAGTATTGTTGTATACTCCAGATACCCCGGAGAGTCTGGCGGCAGCTGTGTTATCTGCTTCTCGATGCcgctcttcatcgtcatcatcgtcgggCTCGCCGCGTGCGCTGGGTCGATCGTGTatgagctgctgctcgcATCCGTATTCCGACGAACCCCACGCGACTATCTTTCAATAGCGGACATTGTGTCATGGTCATCGACGAGCAGCCTCTTGCACCCAGCTGCAACCGAAAACGCACAGCGAGAGTCGCCACTCGCCGATCCATTGCACGTGGAGGTGGAAGGAGAGAAAAGCAAGCGGTGGTACATGCAACACCGCCTAGAGTTGCAGCTGAGTCGCTTTCGCCTTGGATACGCAAAAGTACCGGACCGGGAGTACTATGCTTTCGGTATCACAGACGAAGAGCCCGAACGGCTGCCTGCGGTGCGACCTACTCATCTGGCTCGTAGGTTGGAAGTGGTGGAATCAGAActtggggaggaggagggcattGCTAAATGGCTTGAGATTGTGGTTGGCAATGGATCGATCTCGTATGATAAATTGGTATCGGCATCCGAAGACACGATGGTGACGCATGATGATGGAAACATTTTCAATCACCCGCACCAAAATGAAGAGGAGCAACCTGAAGAAGGCAATTAG
- a CDS encoding Phosphoribosylaminoimidazole-succinocarboxamide synthase: protein MGGLITFQQKPAFIVSTPSYSVLTAALILLGTATVAHLEAILLNLSRMTPFILCARKQGATAAETILRSYYPAPRLRDAWKTRSWMLLSAYFIYYPSYAVLGLKSALLYESASSDDPYLHVNDWACYTLLVFYSIAQLYLLVVVAYLWKRPTGLRWDPVSIADILVLFRHCNFVNNFEGSSIADRQSMIQELGDTRLHLGYWRRENGDFWHGFGTDASGKPFDPFSSCAKISFDI from the coding sequence ATGGGTGGTTTGATCACATTCCAGCAGAAGCCCGCCTTCATCGTCAGCACGCCATCCTACTCCGTCCTGACAGCGGCGCTCATCCTCCTCGGGACCGCTACGGTTGCCCACCTCGAAGCGATCCTTCTGAACCTCTCCAGGATGACACCCTTCATTCTCTGTGCCCGCAAGCAAGGCGCAACGGCCGCAGAAACGATACTCAGAAGCTACTATCCCGCCCCGAGACTGCGTGACGCATGGAAGACGAGAAGCTGGATGTTGCTTTCCGCCTATTTCATCTACTATCCGAGTTATGCGGTGCTTGGTCTGAAGTCGGCTCTTTTGTACGAGAGTGCAAGTTCGGATGATCCGTATCTTCACGTCAACGACTGGGCGTGTTACACGCTTTTGGTGTTCTACAGCATCGCGCAACTGTATCTCCTCGTCGTTGTAGCATACCTCTGGAAACGCCCGACTGGTCTGCGATGGGATCCAGTCTCGATAGCAGACATTTTGGTCCTTTTCCGGCACTGCAACTTTGTGAACAACTTCGAGGGTTCATCGATTGCGGATAGGCAGTCTATGATTCAAGAGCTGGGGGACACTCGTCTGCACCTCGGCTACTGGAGGAGAGAAAACGGCGACTTCTGGCATGGCTTCGGCACCGATGCATCTGGTAAGCCTTTTGAtcccttttcttcttgtgCCAAGATTTCCTTCGATATATAG
- a CDS encoding Metal dependent phosphohydrolase yields MSFLPYNNPPVDLGNDTVNCSGQGGWHPDTGALDANDSDKQVQLAIENVDVVLKAAGLRGWDDVYLLRSYHCDIRTSWAPTAEALKRRIPGHRPVWTAVAVPHLAFPGMLIELKVEAKRQE; encoded by the exons ATGTCTTTCCTGCCCTacaacaacccccccg TCGACCTCGGTAACGATACCGTCAATTGTTCCGGGCAGGGCGGGTGGCACCCAGAcaccggcgccctcgacgccaacGACAGCGACAAGCAAGTCCAACTAGCCATCGAGAACGTTGATGTCGTGCTCAAAGCAGCTGGCCTTCGCGGTTGGGACGACGTGTACCTCCTGCGGTCATACCACTGCGATATCCGTACATCGTGGGCGCCAACCGCCGAGGCGCTGAAGAGGCGAATCCCGGGCCACCGTCCCGTGTGGACCGCTGTTGCCGTGCCCCACCTAGCGTTCCCGGGAATGCTGATCGAGCTGAAGGTAGAGGCTAAGCGGCAAGAATAG
- a CDS encoding Sugar transporter — MEKAPGNTIVSPAHDRPLWRRGYLLKLNFITLSMVLFSSANGYDGSIMGGLLALPFWNQFMHHPSGAYLGWISAIYWVGNFIGFPIAAWVANRYGRRAGLYLGFPFLLLGVVMQTAARNEAMFTYSRLFIGFASAWFGNSAPLLINEIAHPKQRSIANAMFMVGWYFGGTLCGWVVFACRDIASDWCWRIPVLIQITLPLMALPGVIMAPESPRWLFSVGRVEEATEILSIHHAGGDRNDPLVIRQAHEIQTAISMEKESRTNASYADMFKTPGNRHRLFISVTLGVFSQWAGNGIVSYYLPLILNSIGVTSTTSQTLISACLNVWNLLWAIAAATSVDRLGRRFLFLTSASIMLVSFIVITGLSATFAQTGAAAVGLAVIPVLFIFFAGYDIAITPFLTAYPCEIWSFTQRSRGLTVTWCSSVVALFLNTFANPLALEAIQWRYYIVYIVMLALFAVTVYFAYPETRGFSLEQMAVIFDGDDADVILTAEPREDIENPVVSGDKDTWIK; from the exons ATGGAGAAGGCCCCTGGAAATACAATCGTCTCTCCAGCCCACGACAGACCTCTCTGGAGGCGTGGTTACCTGCTGAAGCTCAACTTCATCACTCTGTCTATGGTCTTGTTCT CCTCTGCCAATGGGTACGATGGATCCATCATGGGCGGTCTCTTGGCCTTGCCATTCTGGAATCAGTTCATGCATCATCCCTCGGGTGCCTACCTGGGATGGATATCCGCAATCTACTGGGTCGGAAACTTCATTGGGTTCCCCATTGCAGCATGGGTAGCAAACCGTTATGGCCGCAGAGCTGGTCTCTATCTTGgcttcccttttcttcttcttggcgttGTCATGCAAACAGCAGCCCGGAATGAGGCCATGTTCACATACTCGCGTCTTTTCATCGGATTTGCGTCTGCTTGGTTTGGTAACTCAGCTCCTCTGCTAATCAACGAGATCGCACACCCGAAGCAAAGGTCTATCGCCAACGCCATGTTTATGGTAGGCTGGTACTTTGGCGGCACCTTATGCGGCTGGGTCGTCTTTGCCTGTCGCGACATTGCATCAGATTGGTGCTGGCGTATCCCAGTGCTGATACAGATCACACTTCCCCTCATGGCTCTGCCTGGCGTGATCATGGCGCCAGAGAGCCCTCGTTGGCTTTTCAGCGTTGGACGAGTCGAAGAGGCCACCGAAATCCTTTCCATACATCATGCTGGCGGTGACAGAAACGATCCTCTTGTTATACGCCAGGCTCATGAGATCCAGACAGCAATCAGCATGGAGAAGGAATCACGTACCAACGCCTCATACGCAGACATGTTCAAGACACCCGGCAATCGTCATAGACTTTTCATCTCCGTTACTCTTGGGGTCTTTTCACAATGG GCGGGCAACGGTATCGTGTCATACTACTTGCCCCTTATCCTCAACTCGATTGGTGTCACGTCAACTACAAGCCAAACATTGATCTCAGCATGCCTTAACGTTTGGAATTTGTTATGGGCTATTGCCGCTGCAACGAGTGTCGACAGACTCGGTCGGCGCTTCCTGTTTTTGACCTCTGCCAGCATCATGTTGGTCAGCTTCATCGTCATAACTGGTCTCAGTGCCACCTTCGCTCAGACcggggcagcagcagttggACTGGCGGTCATTCCGGTCTTGTTCATCTTCTTCGCAGGCTACGACATCGCCATCACGCCTTTTTTGACTGCCTACCCTTGCGAGATCTGGTCATTCACACAACGCTCCCGCGGTCTCACGGTTACGTGGTGCTCTTCAGTCGTCGCCCTGTTTCTGAACACCTTCGCAAACCCTCTCGCCCTGGAGGCTATCCAGTGGAGATACTACATTGTGTACATTGTAATGCTGGCCCTGTTTGCAGTCACCGTCTACTTCGCCTACCCCGAGACGCGTGGCTTCAGCTTGGAACAGATGGCAGTTATCTTTGACggtgatgatgctgatgtcATTCTGACGGCGGAACCTAGGGAAGACATAGAGAACCCTGTTGTCAGCGGAGACAAAGATACTTGGATAAAGTAG
- a CDS encoding Metal dependent phosphohydrolase, whose translation MAGMGTIPAPLVQHLASLQRPPPQALGPEFFDIPQSPICQRAASFIRGWNSPWIANHCFRTYAFALAIAQYAGWDTGAEAEALGFDRELIFLACVMHEMGVHPGEALHSRLSLEIWGAIKAREWILNQTEEFVVKESRPEELLKDWADEVCEAIARHTIEFRGFSSRCRLTLALVALGSGQDLMGLSSAAIHADDIRTVCEIWPRSGYCQGLSQYTKQEVGLKPACLFDDCARLFDPQMFEVEVYRGMQGQLDKFP comes from the coding sequence ATGGCCGGTATGGGCACTATCCCTGCTCCACTCGTCCAGCACCTGGCATCTCTCCAGAGACCTCCGCCGCAGGCCCTCGGACCCGAATTCTTCGACATCCCTCAAAGTCCCATCTGCCAACGAGCGGCTTCTTTCATCCGTGGTTGGAACTCCCCCTGGATTGCCAACCACTGTTTCCGAACGTACGCATTCGCACTAGCCATCGCCCAATACGCTGGCTGGGACACAGGCGCCGAAGCTGAGGCGTTGGGTTTCGACCGGGAGCTCATCTTCCTGGCATGCGTGATGCACGAAATGGGCGTTCATCCGGGCGAAGCGCTCCACAGCCGGTTGTCACTCGAGATCTGGGGCGCAATCAAGGCCCGGGAGTGGATCCTGAACCAAACGGAGGAATTTGTCGTCAAGGAAAGCCGGCCCGAGGAGCTTCTGAAGGACTGGGCGGACGAAGTGTGTGAGGCGATCGCGCGCCACACAATCGAGTTCCGTGGCTTCAGCTCCCGCTGCCGTCTGACCTTGGCTTTGGTTGCCCTCGGCTCTGGACAAGACTTGATGGGGCTGAGCAGCGCCGCCATCCATGCGGATGACATTCGAACGGTTTGTGAGATTTGGCCACGGAGCGGATATTGTCAAGGCCTGAGCCAGTATACCAAACAGGAAGTTGGGTTGAAACCCGCATGTTTGTTCGATGATTGCGCGAGACTTTTTGACCCTCAAATGTTCGAAGTTGAGGTGTACAGGGGCATGCAGGGCCAACTCGATAAATTTCCCTGA